CCACCTTGGCTCGTTTCTCGTTCAGTATGCTTGTGAGCTACTGCCGCGCCGGTCGACTGCTGGCAGTCGACGCAGCCTTCTATGGACGAACGGACACGTATTGAGCATATATATTGTTTAATGCACCCCACTACAGCTTATAACCTGAAGTATATGTACTGTTAGCTCTTACAACTGGATAAGTTGCCAACGGAGGTGAGGTCACGAATCAATCCACGCCATACATCAATGCCACCATCCTGATTCCCGCAGTTGCCACCTCAGCTTGGTACTACATCCAGTCCGAGAGGACGCGCGTTCGGAGGTGACGCCGTCTTCTCTTCACCCCACTCCTTCATTCCACCTCCGGCCCTTCTCAGTGTTACTCGGAGATTCCCTGTTACCACCGAACCTCGAAGCCGTCTTCGGCTTCCGGCGATTCCATCGTGACCTCGACATCCTCGACGTTGGCGGCCGGACTCCCGGTGTGACACCAGTCGACCATCCTGTCGACGCTATCCTGATTGCCTTCGAAGACGGCCTCGACGCGACCATCCGAGCGGTTTGTCACCCAGCCGTCGACGCCCTCCTCGCGGGCAGCCTCGCGCGTGCTGGCTCGGTAGTAGACGCCCTGTACGCGGCCACTAACAAAGACGTGAGCACGAACGCGGTCGGAATCCGTCATATCACTGGGTTCGACT
This sequence is a window from Halohasta litchfieldiae. Protein-coding genes within it:
- a CDS encoding acylphosphatase, translating into MTDSDRVRAHVFVSGRVQGVYYRASTREAAREEGVDGWVTNRSDGRVEAVFEGNQDSVDRMVDWCHTGSPAANVEDVEVTMESPEAEDGFEVRW